The Paraflavitalea devenefica genome contains a region encoding:
- a CDS encoding SAM hydrolase/SAM-dependent halogenase family protein, protein MKAIYGILLVALSACTSKNGVVVFQSDFGVKDGAVSAMKGVATEVDPGLKLYDLTHEIPAYNIWEAAYRLQQTAPYWPAGTVFVSVVDPGVGTGRKSVVAKTRTGQYFVTPDNGTLTLIAESIGIESVREIDEELNRRKDSRKSYTFHGRDVYAYTGARLAAGVISFEEVGPLLGDSVVRIPYQKPVLKGDTLAGNIPVLDIQYGNIWTNINDSIFNKLQLSPDKKVQAIITFRDSVVFNRPVPVVSTFGAVPEGQPLAYLNSLMNFSLALNMRSFADSFHISSGPEWKVKIVPVK, encoded by the coding sequence ATGAAAGCTATTTATGGTATCTTATTGGTCGCTTTAAGCGCCTGCACCTCCAAAAATGGAGTAGTTGTCTTCCAAAGTGATTTCGGGGTAAAGGACGGCGCTGTGAGCGCTATGAAAGGCGTGGCTACGGAAGTAGACCCGGGCCTGAAGCTGTATGACCTTACCCATGAGATCCCCGCTTATAACATCTGGGAGGCAGCTTACCGGCTGCAGCAGACGGCGCCTTACTGGCCGGCCGGAACGGTATTCGTATCGGTGGTAGACCCGGGCGTAGGTACCGGTAGAAAGTCGGTGGTGGCAAAAACACGCACTGGACAGTATTTCGTAACACCCGATAATGGCACGCTTACACTAATAGCAGAATCTATTGGTATAGAATCCGTAAGGGAAATTGATGAAGAATTAAATAGAAGAAAAGACTCCCGGAAATCCTATACCTTTCATGGGCGGGATGTTTATGCCTATACCGGCGCCCGCCTGGCCGCCGGCGTCATCAGTTTTGAAGAGGTAGGCCCGCTGTTGGGCGACTCGGTAGTGAGGATTCCCTACCAGAAACCGGTGCTGAAAGGGGATACCCTGGCAGGAAACATACCTGTTTTGGATATTCAATATGGGAATATTTGGACGAACATTAACGACTCGATATTCAATAAATTACAGCTTTCACCTGATAAAAAAGTGCAGGCAATAATCACTTTCCGGGACTCCGTTGTATTCAACCGGCCGGTGCCGGTGGTCAGCACTTTTGGCGCTGTTCCGGAAGGGCAGCCCCTGGCTTACCTGAACAGCCTGATGAACTTTTCCCTCGCACTTAATATGCGGAGTTTTGCCGATTCCTTTCATATCAGCAGCGGGCCGGAATGGAAGGTAAAAATCGTTCCCGTGAAATGA
- a CDS encoding oligosaccharide flippase family protein: MKFLKSSFWLHSIFYTLLQRFSLFFFGAVSFIVLVRGFSKQDHGVETNGVWAMYVTILSLFEAIKQGLLRNPTIKFLGLTEYADKKKEVQSSSLVINILCSALAILLFTVGGGWLAHFFKMHDLIPMLAWSAFFVMLLIPYNHYEVLLQAHYQFPKIFWAYFVRQAIFFTGVILLTFVYPEHLTLLNLVLVQIGALLAGVLVLFRSTASYRLRGFHYDVKIMRGMFHFGKYIFGTNLFSNMARTFDHFVTANILPPDIGKHYVSYYNIVGRINNMIDVPSLAAADVLFPKNVQTLETDGLGKVKYYFERMMGTILALIVPVSLFIFLFPKFIIYVLAGPGYYDAIPILQLTILFSLVRPLGFQFGSTLDAIGKPQANFYVSVGLTLFNLVATYIALHKFDGMGAAYATIVFNIVSCFVLLAILKKYVHVEVRNIGKYMIQSYKDLFGFARKKLIKTSGS, translated from the coding sequence TTGAAGTTTTTGAAATCATCCTTTTGGTTACATTCCATTTTTTATACCCTATTACAACGTTTTTCCCTCTTCTTTTTTGGAGCCGTTTCCTTTATTGTGCTTGTCCGGGGATTTTCCAAACAGGACCATGGTGTGGAAACGAATGGCGTATGGGCCATGTATGTAACCATTCTTTCATTGTTTGAAGCCATCAAACAGGGCCTGTTGCGCAACCCTACCATCAAGTTCCTGGGACTGACCGAATATGCAGATAAAAAGAAGGAGGTGCAATCCTCCTCCCTTGTGATCAATATTTTATGCTCTGCATTGGCTATCCTCTTGTTCACCGTTGGGGGCGGCTGGCTGGCGCATTTTTTCAAAATGCATGACCTGATACCCATGCTGGCCTGGAGTGCCTTTTTCGTAATGCTGCTGATCCCTTATAACCACTATGAGGTGCTGTTGCAGGCGCATTACCAGTTCCCGAAGATCTTCTGGGCCTACTTTGTACGCCAGGCGATCTTTTTTACGGGGGTGATCCTGCTCACGTTTGTATACCCCGAACACCTTACCCTGCTGAACCTGGTGCTGGTACAGATCGGCGCCCTGTTGGCCGGTGTACTGGTATTGTTCCGGTCTACAGCTTCTTACCGCTTGCGCGGTTTCCATTATGATGTCAAGATCATGCGCGGCATGTTCCACTTTGGCAAGTATATTTTCGGCACGAACCTGTTCTCCAATATGGCCCGCACATTTGATCACTTTGTAACGGCCAATATACTACCTCCGGATATAGGCAAACACTATGTGTCTTATTACAACATCGTAGGCCGTATCAATAACATGATTGATGTGCCCTCACTGGCTGCTGCCGATGTATTGTTTCCCAAAAACGTGCAAACGCTGGAAACGGACGGGCTGGGCAAGGTGAAGTATTATTTTGAACGCATGATGGGTACCATCCTGGCATTGATTGTACCGGTATCCTTGTTCATCTTCCTGTTTCCCAAATTCATTATTTATGTGCTGGCCGGCCCGGGATATTACGATGCTATCCCCATCCTGCAACTGACCATCCTCTTCAGCCTGGTGCGGCCACTCGGTTTCCAGTTTGGCTCCACGCTCGATGCTATCGGAAAACCGCAGGCGAATTTTTATGTAAGTGTCGGCCTCACCCTGTTTAATCTGGTGGCTACCTATATTGCCTTGCATAAGTTTGACGGCATGGGCGCCGCCTATGCAACAATTGTATTCAATATCGTATCTTGTTTTGTACTGCTGGCTATCCTGAAGAAGTATGTGCATGTAGAGGTCAGGAATATTGGCAAATACATGATCCAGAGTTATAAGGACCTGTTTGGTTTTGCCCGCAAAAAACTAATAAAGACGAGTGGATCTTAA
- a CDS encoding FkbM family methyltransferase, translating to MKKLIKAINLFYFFLKFKSYRIAHFLAKDSFPLERVQEISVKEGKIVINKTGQAFAIEQIAPCRFSFDLLLDIAQHDKVKIDNTGKEVYITWEQVKIRANSFENYYVASELFIEGLYSLHYNKNLVVCDVGMNVGVASLYFANMGNVQKVYSFEPFKETYDAAVDNFKLNPAISHKIVPYNLGAGGSTSELVIPISNVDSATKSTTDFFLERIDTDTAHTITVQIRDIREVVQEIFSKHPAEELFLKLDCEGAEYEILEKLHESGLLAKIKVIIIEWHFKGYQSLEKLLSANGFSSVVFPRPTKAISDMGMIYAFKMQ from the coding sequence ATGAAGAAGCTCATCAAAGCAATCAACTTATTCTATTTTTTTCTCAAATTTAAAAGCTACCGGATAGCCCATTTTCTGGCCAAAGACAGCTTTCCCCTCGAAAGGGTGCAGGAGATTTCCGTTAAGGAGGGAAAGATAGTGATCAATAAAACCGGGCAGGCTTTTGCCATTGAACAAATAGCGCCCTGCCGTTTCAGCTTCGACCTGTTGCTGGACATTGCGCAGCACGACAAGGTAAAGATTGATAATACAGGCAAGGAAGTGTACATCACCTGGGAGCAGGTAAAGATCAGGGCCAATTCATTCGAGAACTACTACGTGGCCAGCGAGCTTTTTATTGAGGGATTGTACAGCCTGCATTATAATAAAAACCTGGTGGTATGTGATGTGGGCATGAATGTGGGCGTGGCCTCCCTGTACTTTGCCAATATGGGTAATGTGCAAAAGGTATATAGCTTCGAACCCTTCAAGGAAACTTATGACGCAGCGGTAGACAACTTCAAACTCAATCCCGCCATCAGCCATAAAATAGTGCCTTATAACCTCGGCGCAGGCGGCAGCACTTCCGAACTGGTCATTCCTATCAGCAATGTAGACAGCGCTACCAAGAGCACCACCGATTTCTTCCTGGAGCGCATTGATACCGATACGGCTCATACCATCACGGTACAGATCAGGGATATCCGGGAAGTGGTGCAGGAGATATTCAGCAAACACCCTGCAGAAGAGTTGTTCCTTAAATTAGATTGCGAAGGAGCGGAATATGAAATACTCGAAAAGCTCCATGAGAGCGGACTGCTGGCGAAGATCAAAGTCATCATTATTGAGTGGCACTTCAAGGGGTATCAGTCACTGGAAAAACTGCTTAGCGCCAATGGCTTCAGCAGTGTTGTATTCCCGCGTCCCACCAAGGCCATCAGTGATATGGGCATGATCTATGCCTTCAAGATGCAATAA
- a CDS encoding sigma-54-dependent transcriptional regulator, translating to MSNILIIDDEKAIRKTLSEILSYEGYKIDEAGDGEEGLKKFKEKSYDVVLCDIKMPKLDGIEFLDKAREANPDVPVIMISGHGTIETAVEAVKKGAYDYISKPPDLNRLLITIRNAMDKTNLVAEAKVLKRKVSKVEEMIGESGPIARIKETIDKVAPTDARILVTGENGVGKELVARWVHEKSNRVSGPLIEVNCAAIPSELIESELFGHEKGSFTSAVKQRIGKFEQAHGGTLFLDEIGDMSLSAQAKVLRALQEGKITRVGGDKDINVDVRVIAATNKDLLQEVDEKNFRLDLYHRLSVIIIHVPSLNDRRDDIPLLVDKFLGDICADYGITKKGIEPDALDALKQHNWTGNIRELRNVVERLIILSGKTIVKEDVETYVLPKK from the coding sequence ATGTCAAACATATTAATTATCGACGACGAAAAGGCAATCCGTAAAACGCTGAGCGAGATACTTTCCTATGAAGGCTATAAAATTGATGAAGCAGGGGATGGTGAGGAAGGACTCAAGAAGTTCAAGGAAAAAAGCTACGATGTAGTATTATGCGATATCAAAATGCCCAAACTGGATGGCATTGAATTCCTGGACAAGGCCCGGGAAGCGAACCCTGATGTACCTGTAATCATGATCTCCGGCCACGGTACTATTGAAACAGCCGTAGAAGCAGTAAAGAAAGGCGCCTATGACTATATTTCCAAGCCACCAGACCTGAACCGCCTGCTGATCACCATCCGCAATGCCATGGACAAAACCAACCTGGTAGCGGAAGCCAAGGTGCTGAAGCGTAAGGTGAGCAAAGTGGAGGAAATGATCGGGGAGTCTGGTCCCATTGCACGTATTAAAGAAACCATTGATAAAGTGGCTCCCACAGATGCCCGTATCCTCGTAACCGGCGAGAACGGGGTAGGTAAGGAGCTGGTAGCTCGCTGGGTGCATGAAAAAAGTAACCGGGTATCAGGTCCGCTGATCGAGGTTAACTGTGCGGCCATTCCCAGTGAGTTGATCGAAAGTGAGCTCTTTGGCCATGAGAAAGGGTCTTTCACTTCTGCCGTTAAACAGCGTATCGGCAAGTTTGAACAGGCGCATGGCGGCACCCTCTTCCTGGATGAGATTGGTGATATGAGTCTCAGCGCGCAGGCCAAGGTATTGCGGGCCCTGCAGGAAGGGAAGATCACCAGGGTAGGGGGCGATAAGGACATCAATGTGGATGTACGGGTCATTGCCGCTACCAATAAGGACCTGTTACAGGAAGTAGATGAAAAGAATTTCCGCCTCGACTTATACCACCGCCTGAGTGTGATCATCATTCACGTGCCATCACTCAATGACCGCCGGGATGATATTCCTTTACTGGTAGATAAATTCCTGGGCGATATCTGCGCCGATTATGGCATTACCAAAAAGGGTATTGAGCCGGATGCACTCGATGCGTTGAAGCAACATAACTGGACTGGTAATATTCGTGAATTGCGCAACGTGGTAGAACGTCTTATCATCTTATCGGGCAAGACTATTGTAAAAGAGGATGTGGAGACTTATGTACTACCGAAGAAATAG
- a CDS encoding DUF4846 domain-containing protein: MSSCQERGSQPAPAATGSPVTLQKVANIALPAGYSRMNGGDSSFAQWLRQLPLKTDNKVYLYDGRLKGNQAAQYAVLDIPIGKKDLQQCADAVMRLRAEFFYRRGLYSRIWFADNNGKKYICPAGADTPRFEKYLEQVYAWCGTLSLEKQLKRVPVFGDIQPGDVIIKGGSPGHAVMVMDVAINKAGEKIYLLAQSYMPAQSIHILKNPMDQRLSPWYKADNEQVIETPEWTFTQQQLRRW; this comes from the coding sequence TTGAGCAGTTGCCAGGAAAGAGGGAGCCAACCGGCTCCTGCTGCTACCGGAAGCCCTGTTACACTACAAAAAGTAGCCAATATTGCCCTGCCGGCCGGGTATAGCCGTATGAATGGCGGCGACAGTTCTTTTGCCCAATGGTTGCGACAATTACCGCTGAAAACAGACAATAAAGTATACCTGTATGACGGACGTTTGAAAGGCAATCAGGCTGCCCAGTATGCCGTACTGGATATACCCATTGGTAAAAAAGACCTGCAGCAATGTGCCGATGCGGTCATGCGGTTACGGGCGGAGTTCTTTTATCGCCGCGGTTTGTACAGCCGTATCTGGTTTGCAGATAACAATGGCAAGAAGTACATCTGTCCTGCCGGAGCTGATACGCCACGTTTTGAAAAATACCTGGAGCAGGTATATGCCTGGTGTGGCACCCTTTCCCTGGAAAAACAATTGAAACGCGTGCCGGTATTTGGCGACATTCAGCCTGGTGATGTGATCATTAAAGGAGGATCGCCGGGGCATGCTGTAATGGTCATGGATGTAGCCATTAACAAGGCCGGCGAAAAGATCTACCTGCTGGCGCAGAGCTATATGCCGGCACAAAGCATTCACATTTTAAAAAATCCTATGGATCAGCGCCTGAGCCCCTGGTATAAAGCAGATAATGAACAGGTTATAGAAACGCCGGAGTGGACTTTCACCCAACAGCAGTTACGCCGCTGGTGA
- a CDS encoding alpha-L-fucosidase, with product MIRLTLAFVFAIITCTGFSQSGYTPSPKNMESRKWFDSARFGMFIHWGASSVLGHGEWVMNQRNIQVPEYRRLINIFNPISFDAKTWVSTAKNAGMQYITLITRHHDGFSLWDTKQSDWNIMGTPYGKDIVKQMADECHRQGVKLFFYYSLLDWYRSDYQYETGRTGKGTGRTEKSNWPGYINFMKAQLTELLTNYGEVAGIWFDGHWDQLENDHNKKAVSKVDWKYDEIYSLIHRLQPQCMISNNHHLTPIPGEDFQAFEKDLPGGNTTGFGGAAVSKLPLETCETINDSWGFNITDRNYKSNQKLVQYLVKAAGYNANFLLNIGPMPNGVIQPEFTERLAAMGQWLKTYGETIYGTRGGFITPQSWGAVTEKGNKVYLHLLEAPEEKLFLKIPYKIKSIKTFMGKTPVKYQVLADSYVVIDTKAVPKEEYDTVLEVEVTR from the coding sequence ATGATCAGACTAACGCTTGCCTTCGTATTCGCCATCATTACCTGCACCGGTTTCAGTCAGTCTGGCTATACACCTTCCCCCAAAAACATGGAATCCCGTAAGTGGTTCGACAGTGCCCGCTTTGGCATGTTCATTCACTGGGGCGCTTCCAGTGTGCTGGGACATGGGGAATGGGTAATGAACCAGCGCAATATACAGGTGCCGGAATACCGCCGGCTTATCAATATCTTCAATCCCATCAGCTTTGATGCAAAGACCTGGGTGAGCACCGCCAAAAATGCCGGTATGCAATACATCACCCTCATTACCCGCCACCACGATGGGTTCAGCTTGTGGGATACCAAACAGTCTGACTGGAATATCATGGGCACCCCTTATGGGAAAGATATTGTGAAACAGATGGCAGATGAATGCCATCGCCAGGGCGTGAAGCTATTCTTTTATTACTCTCTGCTGGATTGGTACCGCAGCGATTATCAATATGAAACAGGCCGTACCGGTAAAGGCACCGGCCGTACGGAAAAGAGCAACTGGCCCGGCTATATCAATTTCATGAAAGCCCAGCTTACGGAATTATTGACCAATTATGGAGAGGTGGCCGGCATCTGGTTCGATGGCCACTGGGACCAACTGGAAAATGACCACAATAAAAAGGCTGTATCCAAAGTAGACTGGAAGTATGACGAAATATACAGTCTTATCCATCGCCTGCAGCCGCAGTGTATGATCAGCAATAACCACCACCTTACACCCATACCGGGCGAGGATTTCCAGGCCTTTGAAAAAGACCTGCCCGGCGGTAATACAACCGGCTTTGGCGGAGCAGCTGTATCCAAACTGCCACTGGAAACCTGTGAGACCATCAATGATTCCTGGGGCTTTAATATCACCGACCGCAATTACAAATCCAACCAAAAGCTGGTGCAGTACCTGGTAAAAGCAGCGGGTTATAATGCCAACTTCTTATTGAATATCGGGCCGATGCCCAATGGTGTTATCCAGCCGGAGTTTACAGAGCGCCTGGCTGCTATGGGCCAGTGGCTGAAGACCTATGGCGAAACTATTTATGGCACCAGGGGAGGATTTATTACGCCACAAAGTTGGGGCGCAGTAACAGAGAAGGGCAACAAAGTGTACCTGCATTTACTGGAGGCGCCCGAAGAAAAGCTCTTCCTGAAGATTCCTTATAAGATCAAATCCATCAAAACCTTCATGGGCAAAACACCGGTGAAGTACCAGGTATTGGCGGATAGCTATGTAGTGATTGACACCAAGGCAGTACCAAAAGAGGAGTATGATACCGTGCTGGAGGTAGAGGTAACACGATAA
- a CDS encoding pyruvate dehydrogenase complex E1 component subunit beta has translation MARLIAFREALREAMSEEMRRDPNVFLMGEEVAEYNGAYKVSQGMLDEFGPKRVIDTPIAELGFTGIAVGAAQNGLRPIVEFMTWNFAVLALDQILNTASKMLAMSGGQISCPIVFRGPNGSAGQLGAQHSTAFESYYANIPGIKVISPSNPYDAKGLMKSAIRDNDPVMFMESEVMYGDKGEVPEEEYLIPIGKADVKKQGRDVTIVSYNKMMKVALGAAAELEKEGVSAEVIDLRTIRPLDWQTIVESVKKTNRLVIVEEQWPMCSVSSEIAYRIQKEAFDYLDAPIRRITAADAPLHYAPNLVAAALPDVPRTVKLVKEVMYLQK, from the coding sequence ATGGCAAGATTAATAGCATTTCGTGAAGCGCTGCGCGAAGCGATGAGCGAAGAAATGAGAAGAGATCCTAATGTATTCCTGATGGGTGAAGAAGTGGCAGAATACAATGGCGCTTACAAAGTGAGCCAGGGTATGCTGGACGAGTTTGGCCCTAAAAGGGTAATTGATACCCCCATTGCCGAACTGGGTTTTACCGGTATCGCAGTAGGCGCCGCCCAGAATGGCCTGCGTCCTATTGTAGAGTTCATGACCTGGAACTTCGCTGTACTGGCTTTAGATCAAATTTTAAATACCGCTTCTAAGATGCTGGCAATGAGCGGCGGACAAATTAGCTGCCCCATCGTATTCCGCGGACCTAATGGCTCTGCCGGCCAGTTGGGCGCCCAGCACTCTACCGCTTTTGAAAGCTATTATGCCAATATCCCCGGTATTAAAGTAATTTCTCCCTCCAACCCATACGATGCCAAAGGTTTGATGAAATCGGCCATCCGTGACAATGATCCGGTGATGTTCATGGAAAGTGAGGTGATGTATGGTGATAAGGGGGAAGTACCTGAAGAGGAATACCTCATCCCTATTGGCAAGGCCGATGTGAAAAAGCAGGGCCGCGATGTGACCATCGTTTCCTACAACAAAATGATGAAAGTAGCCCTGGGCGCTGCTGCCGAGCTGGAAAAAGAAGGCGTCAGTGCAGAGGTGATTGACCTGCGCACCATCCGTCCGCTGGACTGGCAGACCATCGTGGAGAGCGTGAAGAAAACCAACCGCCTGGTGATCGTGGAAGAGCAGTGGCCTATGTGCTCTGTATCTTCTGAAATTGCGTACCGCATCCAGAAGGAAGCTTTCGATTACCTCGATGCCCCCATCCGCCGTATCACGGCTGCTGACGCACCGCTGCACTATGCCCCGAACCTCGTAGCGGCTGCACTGCCTGATGTGCCCCGCACAGTGAAGTTGGTGAAGGAAGTAATGTACCTGCAGAAATAA
- a CDS encoding sensor histidine kinase, with amino-acid sequence MNWCWKYLFPSLYGLLVYATIRLINDTLAYDKFWERPLILNTIEIGFTLLMGYIVYFSLQRVFRYFDRFLKEGAASKTILRELFWVFVVTETGVNLVMTPMVALTDDGLSWGDFAIINVIPLLYNLIYYAVVRSNKLLKAYIDNKVQLEKITNDHLQTELKFLKAQYHPHFLFNALNTVYFQMDEDVQAAKKSIEKFSGLLRYQLYDQQQTVSIGQEIQYLTNFIELQQVRTSDKLQLTVNFDAGLNGQQIYPLLLLPLVENAFKYVGGRYKINIDAKLDNNNLLFTVTNSIPVNIPAKANSGIGLENLKRRLELLYPGKSTLSTHKEADSFSAELQIKLN; translated from the coding sequence ATGAATTGGTGCTGGAAATATCTTTTCCCTTCTTTATATGGCTTGCTGGTCTATGCTACTATCCGGCTGATCAATGATACCCTGGCTTATGATAAATTCTGGGAGCGTCCGCTGATCTTAAATACTATTGAGATAGGCTTTACCTTATTGATGGGTTATATTGTATACTTCTCCTTACAGCGCGTATTTCGTTATTTCGACCGGTTCCTGAAGGAGGGGGCGGCATCCAAAACCATCCTGCGGGAGCTGTTTTGGGTTTTTGTAGTAACAGAGACCGGGGTGAACCTGGTGATGACGCCCATGGTTGCACTAACCGACGACGGGCTATCGTGGGGCGATTTCGCTATCATCAATGTCATTCCGCTTTTGTATAATCTCATTTATTATGCGGTGGTGCGCAGCAACAAATTACTGAAGGCATACATTGACAATAAAGTACAATTGGAAAAGATCACCAATGATCACCTGCAAACAGAGCTGAAGTTCCTGAAAGCGCAATACCATCCGCATTTCCTGTTCAATGCCCTGAATACGGTTTACTTCCAGATGGATGAAGATGTACAGGCCGCCAAGAAAAGCATTGAAAAGTTCTCCGGCCTGCTGCGCTACCAGTTGTACGACCAGCAACAAACCGTTTCTATTGGCCAGGAGATACAGTACCTGACCAATTTTATAGAACTGCAGCAGGTACGTACTTCTGATAAGTTACAACTGACCGTTAACTTTGATGCCGGATTGAATGGTCAGCAGATCTATCCCCTCCTGTTGTTGCCGCTGGTAGAGAATGCCTTTAAGTATGTGGGAGGCCGTTACAAGATCAATATTGACGCAAAGCTGGATAATAATAACCTGTTGTTTACGGTTACCAATTCTATCCCGGTGAATATACCGGCAAAGGCGAACAGCGGTATCGGACTTGAAAACCTGAAAAGAAGGCTGGAACTGTTGTATCCCGGCAAGAGTACACTGAGCACCCATAAAGAAGCCGATTCTTTTTCGGCCGAATTGCAAATAAAACTGAACTGA
- a CDS encoding LytR/AlgR family response regulator transcription factor, producing MPRKITCIITDDEPMARKGLQGYVEKIDFLQLTGVCEDALQLNTLLKQQPADLLFLDIEMPYITGIDFLQQTPHPPKVIFTTAYEQYAIRGYELDVLDYLLKPISFERFLKAANKAFDYFQPAPAAEQTYIFVKTDTRLEKISFADILFAEAMENYVAIYTADKKFITHSTLKGMQESLPAAMFIQPHKSYLVNMNAIGAVEGNILHIGKYQVPISKYQKEEVMERIGYRK from the coding sequence ATGCCACGCAAGATCACCTGTATTATAACCGATGATGAACCCATGGCCCGCAAAGGCTTACAGGGATATGTGGAGAAGATTGACTTCCTGCAGTTGACCGGCGTTTGTGAAGATGCCCTTCAACTGAATACCTTGTTAAAGCAACAGCCGGCCGACCTGCTTTTCCTGGATATTGAGATGCCCTATATTACCGGCATAGATTTTTTGCAGCAAACACCACATCCTCCCAAGGTAATCTTCACCACGGCCTATGAGCAATACGCTATCCGCGGATATGAGCTGGATGTGCTGGACTACCTGCTGAAGCCCATTTCTTTTGAGCGCTTCCTGAAAGCAGCCAATAAAGCCTTTGATTATTTTCAGCCCGCCCCGGCCGCTGAACAGACCTATATTTTCGTGAAGACCGATACCCGGCTGGAAAAGATCAGCTTTGCAGATATCCTGTTTGCAGAGGCCATGGAAAATTATGTAGCCATCTATACGGCTGATAAAAAGTTCATCACCCACTCCACCCTGAAAGGCATGCAGGAAAGCCTGCCTGCGGCTATGTTCATCCAGCCTCATAAGTCGTACCTGGTAAATATGAATGCCATTGGTGCGGTAGAAGGCAATATCCTGCACATCGGTAAATACCAGGTGCCTATTTCCAAATACCAGAAGGAAGAGGTGATGGAAAGGATCGGGTATAGGAAATAG
- a CDS encoding sensor histidine kinase produces the protein MAYLLHETAMEYAWFNSYFPDVTIGERLWLAVRTVLYMAPSKALLVYFLLWFVIDRGINRNKSIPLLILAALPVLLLSILLYRVTLHYYVVPVLLKNAWKDDQLLKLQRVLSAFLDVGFVAACAVAMKLLRMNWLSRVREKKLLQEKLEAELKFLRTQTNPHFLFNTLNNIYALARKKSDDTADVVMKLSKLLRFMLYESRKARISVSAEIRMIEDYLELEKIRYNERLTIHFEKDIDDTAQQIAPLLLLPFIENAFKHGASETRFDSYIHIKVELKDGQLRFCIENSKEENGDTTVTDNIGLSNVRRQLELMYQEHSLQVDNQKDRFTVHLTINLNKDAALSLSYY, from the coding sequence GTGGCTTATCTACTGCATGAAACAGCCATGGAATATGCCTGGTTCAATTCTTATTTTCCGGATGTAACGATCGGTGAAAGGCTATGGCTGGCCGTCCGCACGGTATTGTATATGGCCCCTTCCAAGGCATTGCTGGTATATTTCTTATTATGGTTCGTTATTGACCGGGGCATTAACAGGAATAAATCGATCCCATTGCTGATTTTGGCGGCCCTCCCCGTCCTGCTGCTCTCCATTTTGCTGTACCGGGTTACCCTGCATTATTATGTAGTGCCCGTTTTGCTGAAAAATGCCTGGAAGGATGATCAGTTATTGAAATTACAGCGGGTGTTATCCGCCTTCCTGGATGTTGGTTTTGTCGCAGCCTGCGCGGTAGCCATGAAGCTGCTGCGGATGAATTGGCTGAGCCGGGTCAGGGAAAAGAAGCTATTACAGGAGAAGCTGGAAGCAGAGCTGAAGTTCCTGCGAACGCAAACCAACCCGCATTTCCTGTTCAATACGCTGAATAACATTTATGCACTGGCACGTAAAAAATCGGATGATACAGCCGATGTGGTGATGAAGCTGTCCAAGCTGCTCCGTTTTATGCTCTATGAATCACGCAAGGCACGTATTTCGGTGAGCGCAGAGATACGCATGATCGAAGATTACCTGGAACTGGAGAAGATCCGCTATAACGAACGGCTTACGATCCATTTTGAAAAGGATATTGACGACACGGCCCAGCAGATTGCGCCCCTGCTGTTATTGCCCTTCATTGAGAATGCTTTTAAACATGGCGCCAGCGAAACAAGGTTTGATTCGTATATTCATATAAAGGTAGAACTGAAAGACGGCCAGCTACGGTTTTGTATTGAAAACTCAAAAGAAGAGAATGGCGATACCACGGTTACCGATAATATCGGCCTCAGCAATGTACGCCGGCAACTGGAACTGATGTACCAGGAACACAGCCTGCAGGTAGATAACCAGAAAGACCGTTTTACCGTTCACCTCACTATTAACCTTAACAAAGATGCAGCGCTATCATTGTCTTATTATTGA